TCGAACTTCGCCAGACATACATTTTATTGGTTTCCATCCTTAACATCCGAGGGTCGAGAAAAGAGATTAAATAATGCCCGTCGTCTAACTCAGGCTCAGGAAGGGATACAATGGGAGTAAGCATTGCAATCTGTGAATTGGACACTGATGCGTCGACATGCAAGAACGCCAAGACATCGATCCTGAAGGTCAACCTGAAAGATGTGACCGGTTTCGAGTCCTGCGCCGAATTCGACCTGATGGTCCCAATCGCCGCGGCCAAGACAGCTTTCGGGGCAGATTTCGAGGCCTTCGCTAAGCGCAACCGTGTGGACGCCGAAGCCGAGAACATCTACCTCGAGAAGGTAAAGAACGAACCCGATAAGCAAAAGCTTACACCACTGGCCAAGAAACAGTACACTGGATGGGTGGCGGTGGACAACGCATCCGCCGATACGCAGAAGAGGCTCCTGGAACTGGCAGACCCGGACAACCGGCTCACCAAGTGGGACATGCTTTCCTTTGACGAGATGGGAGAGACGTGCAAGAAATGTGCGGTCTCATGGGATGAAGGCAGGGGATGCATCGGAACCTTCGGTCCGGACAACTCGGCCCTTCCGGAGATAGCCGCCAAATATGGGTGCACCATAATAGCCAGCGTTCCTACTGCGGTCAAGAACAAGACCTTGTTCAACAAGGAGGATGCGGTCAGGATGCTTGAGGAGATCAAGGTCCTTAGGGAGAAGCTGCCCCTCGAGAGCAAGATGATGGTGAGACGCTACTCGGGAGTGCTGGACAGGCTCGAGAAGGTCGCCAACATCAGCGTCAAGTACGGGACCAGATACTACTTTTTGTGATCTGATACAATGGAAGACGGACCAGTCAATGAAGGACCAACGCTCTTTCCGGACATCCCGGAAGCAGTCCATTTGAAAAAGGCGTTCCATAAATATGGATTCAAGACCGGGTTCCTGAAGCTAGCCATCCTGAGGCTGGTCGCAGAGAAACCGATACATGGCTACGCCCTGATAAAGGAGATAGAACGTATCACTTCAGAGGATTGGAAGCCGTCTCCGGGGTCGATATACCCGGCATTGCAGACGCTGGTGAAGAACGGACTTATCACGTCCGAGGCCGACGGGAGACGGAGGATCTACGACATAACCCCGGCGGGGCGGGTGGTGCTCGAGGCGGCCATCAAGCATGCCAACATCGTGCTCGAGCACATCACCATCCTGCTGAACTACAA
The sequence above is a segment of the Methanomassiliicoccales archaeon genome. Coding sequences within it:
- a CDS encoding PadR family transcriptional regulator, whose translation is MEDGPVNEGPTLFPDIPEAVHLKKAFHKYGFKTGFLKLAILRLVAEKPIHGYALIKEIERITSEDWKPSPGSIYPALQTLVKNGLITSEADGRRRIYDITPAGRVVLEAAIKHANIVLEHITILLNYKPSEEVPE